The Arabidopsis thaliana chromosome 5, partial sequence genomic interval AACTTGACAAACAAAGTCTGCTAAAAGCAGAAGCAAATAAGGTAAATACAAAACTTAGCTCCGTGACTTGGTTTTTACTGGTTCTTGTCTGCAGAAGTTTTAACAATTTTGTTGGTGAATTTTAGATTTGGGAGGATATTCAATCAGGAAAAGCTCTTGAAGACCCTTCTGTGTTACCAAGATTCCTCGTTATCTCCTTTGCAGACCTTAAGAAATGGAGTTTTCGGTATTGGTTTGCGTTCCCTGCGTTTGTACTTGATCCTCCTGTAAGTTTGATTGAATTAAAGCCAGCTTCAGAGTATTTTAGTTCTGAAGAGGCTGAATCAGTATCCGCTGCTTGTAATGATTGGCGCGACTCAGATTTAACTACTGGTACTCAACATTCTTGTTCtattttttactattaaaatTCAAGGAGTGGTAGCTGAAAACCTTTTGTTACTTCTCCGTGTTTTGCTGTAGATGTTCCATTCTTTTTGGTTTCGGTTTCTTCTGATTCAAAAGCTAGTATCAGACATCTTAAAGACTTGGAAGCGTGCCAAGGTGATCATCAAAAGGTATGTGTTAACTAACTCTTCCATATGCGTTAGatacagaaaaaacaaaattcaccTTTATGTGTCTCTCTTCCTGCAGTTGCTTTTCGGTTTCTATGACCCGTGTCACCTTCCTAGTAATCCTGGCTGGCCACTTCGAAACTACTTGGCACTGATTCGCTCAAGATGGAACCTCGAGACAGTTTGGTTCTTCTGCTACAGAGAGAGTCGTGGTTTCGCTGACTTGAACCTTTCTCTTGTTGGTCAAGCCTCAATTACACTTTCATCAGGTGAATCAGCTGAGACTGTACCTAACTCAGTGGGATGGGAGCTTAACAAAGGGAAACGTGTACCCCGATCCATTAGCCTTGCTAATTCCATGGATCCAACAAGGTACATTTTTGCTCTGTGTCAATGATCTACTCAACTAAATGGGTAAAATCTGATTAGACAAACGGAATCACGTTCTTTCGCAGGTTGGCTGTTTCTGCTGTCGATTTAAACTTAAAGTTAATGAGATGGCGAGCATTACCGTCTCTTAACTTAAATGTATTGTCCTCTGTCAAATGCCTTCTTCTTGGAGCTGGTACATTGGGTTGCCAAGTTGCTCGTACCCTTATGGTACGTATTGAAGAAAATGCGAGATTTGACATTATTTTACAAACTCACTGATTAACTAAGAACTcgtttatcttttattttcttagggTTGGGGAATCCGCAATATCACCTTTGTTGACTATGGAAAAGTTGCCATGTCTAATCCAGTCAGGCAATCTCTCTATAATTTTGAAGATTGTCTAGGTCGTGGTGAGTTTAAAGCTGTTGCTGCTGTTAAAAGCCTTAAACAGATATTTCCAGCAATGGAAACTAGTGGAGTTGTTATGGCTATACCGATGCCCGGACATCCGATTTCTagccaagaagaagattctgttCTCGGTGATTGTAAACGCCTTAGCGAGTTGATTGAATCTCATGATGCGGTGTTCTTGTTAACCGATACAAGAGAAAGCAGGTGGTTACCGTCTCTTCTTTGTGCTAATGCCAATAAGGTAActaactctgtttctttatttcttcttaCTGGTTATATAAGTATAACAATCTGCTTGATATGTCGGTGTTTGATGTGAATTTCAGATCGCTATAAACGCGGCTTTAGGTTTTGACAGCTACATGGTAATGCGCCATGGTGCTGGCCCCACCTCTCTGTCTGATGATATGCAGAATCTTGACATAAACAAGACAAATACACAGAGACTTGGTTGTTACTTCTGCAACGACGTGGTTGCACCTCAGGATGTAATTCCCtggtttcttcattttgaattgttttgtttcgtgTTACCTCCAGTTCAGTCCTGATTCGTCGTACCCACTCTTTTCTTGTATTTGCAGTCAATGACTGATCGAACTCTAGACCAACAATGCACTGTTACACGCCCGGGTCTAGCTCCTATTGCAGGAGCTCTCGCCGTTGAACTCTTAGTCGGAGTCCTACAACACCCACTTGGGTAAGCCTTTCGAAACTCGAATACATTGAAAATACAATCCTCAGGCTTATCGTCTTACATATGTTTATTACATACAGTATCAATGCAAAAGGCGACAATTCGAGCTTGAGTAATACAGGAAACAATGATGATTCGCCTCTCGGGATATTACCTCATCAGATACGAGGCTCAGTTTCTCAGTTCTCACAGATCACGCTGCTTGGTCAAGCTTCCAACAGCTGTACCGCTTGCTCTGAAACCGTAAGTTTCCACATGACATCATTCTTAGAAAACTGCGCTCGAGAATCTGATGATGTTTATAAACTTGTATTTTCAGGTGATATCGGAGTATAGGGAGAGAGGAAACAGTTTCATACTTGAAGCTATTAACCATCCTACATACCTGGAGGATCTTACTGGTTTAACCGAGCTTAAGAAAGCTGCTAATTCATTCAACCTCGACTGGGAAGACGATGATACTGATGATGACGATGTAGCTGTAGATCTTTAAAGACAGATTTATGTATCAAATGTCCATAGACTATATTCACTAGGTGGCTTCTTTTATGAATCTTTTGATAAgcatttttttaaactaaattaaagtacaaagaaatgaagaaatcaaattcttAATCACAGAATGATTAGTTCAATATCTACTAAACCGAAAATCACACCAAcagtgtatatataattttagataATCATAGcttataattaaatttgaaaagaatacATTCAAAGATTTTACATATCACATTAGCAAAAACTATGGAGTTTGCGTAGAACAAATCCACTCAAATAAACAGAGGTTAGCGTTGACGCAGCTCCATTCAAATCACAATTTAAGGAGATAAAAGGataaaattagatttgtttaaaattgaaatagacataacttctttttttttttttttgctaaattgtaaatatttcatagATAATGAAAACAGTTTAGGttacaaacataaaatttgaaacctaTATATATGGATCTATggcaaaaaagaataaaaacatagACGCATAAAAAACGGttaattaaaaccaaattttcgATCGATCTTCTCAACCTTGCAATGAATCTAAGGGAATAGATGAAGCGATGACGTTCAATTCTATCCTTCCCGAAAGAGATGCACAAGCAGAAGGGCTGAAACAGATTGTGATACACCAAAAAGCGATGGACTAAGAGCTTTAGAAGCCTTTCGTTGGAGGCCTGACATTGAGCCGTCAACGGTTCGAAACACAAAAGCATCAAACACATACTTTCCCTGCGACATGTGAAAGCGATACTTCAATCCAATCCATGAGCTCTCCCGAAAGCAGAACCTCACACGCCAAAGTAGCAAAAGATGCAAGCTCCCTCTAACCAAGTTCATTTCCCGAAGTCAGCAGCGCAGAGCAAGATAAGAACTAATCACCACTACACCAGAAGCCATAACATAACTTCTTTATATAGACACAAtatgttctttcttttatcatttGAAAAACACCGTCAATAAATTTTTACCATCTACGAAACTACGATAACTAAACTTATTCAACTCTCGTTCACCGTTTTAGCTATCTTCAGCATTTTCGTGCTTGGTATGTATCTATATCTAAAATcgactaaatatattataaacaaacgatctaaaataaatgtttgtGAATGccatgttaatttttttaatatcagttcatatatattatttccaaacatcaatatatatgaaatcaaagaaaacttttttctttttaatttttaataaaaaataatattttggtgTAATAAACAGGAGTGGTCGAAAATGAGTATAAATGTTCGGAAATTCTGTTTCGAAAGAGTAAGTGTGATTATCAAGAGTGTGGGTTGATGTGTGTTTTGAAGAGGCAGGGGTTGTCAAGTTGCTCTAATGAGGGCATATGTTCTTGCCAGTATCAATGcccttaatttttattttttactatgtaaatcaaattatatgtaaACTTTAAAGTAATTTGCTTTacatgttttttatatatgcatTATCCATTAGAATGTATTGtttctgttaaaaaataaattacaatttCTAAGTtagtaatttaattaactGTTTTTATAAGAAAGTATGGTAAAACGCCCGGAGATGAGATTAGATGCAATGTGGTGGATATTTTAGCATGGGCAGTGAAATTTTGCTAACTTAATTCTGTAACAAAAATGTGAAAGGGAAAACAATGcaatctatttatttatgtatactCTACTAACATGTATATGAATCAGAACCGATCTAGTTGTACCTTTTTCATacatttaatgaaatatttctatagatttttttccccaaaattGTCGTTAATAATGTGAAGCCCAAAGCTATGAGTTTTTATGCTTATGCTCTCGAACGAGCTTGATATAAATATGATCGATTTATAGGTTTTCAATTAGGAGTTATATGAAAAGTTtgtgtgttaaaaaaaaagttacaactTATGAGTAACttaattgttattaattataagtAGGCATGGTGAAACGGCCGGAGATGAGACCAGTTGCAATGTGGCGGTAAGCCGCTTCAGTGAGGTGAATTCCGTCCCAATTTGCGTACGTTGATGGATCTTCGCAAGTGGTTGAACCCTTTTCTCCGCACCGCACGTTTGGTTGCACGTTGTATCTtccatctcctcctccacaaCATGCCTTTAGGACACTTCCAGTGAAACCtatattacaaaaagaaaaacaatacatATCGAACAAAGTATCAAAATTGATTTGTATATCGAACATGTCTACTAGTTATAGGAAATAATATGGAAGTCGGATTACCGTATTTGGAAGGTGAGTTGAAGAATTGCATGGCAGAACTGTAATAATCAgcatatataattttggcATAAGGGTACTTTTTTCTTAGAGCCGCGAGGCCTTTCTTGAGCTTATCATTGTGAAGCTTAGCCAAATTGTTCAATGGCATGTAGCATTGGTTCCTCGAGTCATAAAGCCATCCACTATTATCATTAAACCGCTCTAGTAGAGCCGCAGAACAACCGATTGGAAGGTTTCCTGGAACTATTAGTGTCATGGCACCTTCCTCTATCAATGCCTTCAGATTATACCAAACCCAAAATCGTTGGTTAATGAACGAATATTTGGACTAATTAACGTTATatagataataattaatgtaaacGTTTACTACTTACACTTGTGACGTCcatgattttgttaataacAAATGGTACCAAATCCATAGCATGTTTGAAACTTCGGAATGCCAAAAGAGGGTAGTTATAATCGTTTCCACCAATTTCTCCAACGAGAAATAgagattttctaaaatattgtTCACAttctgcaaaataaaataattaagattaaGCAAATATCGAAACCATTTCGTAAAGGATATTACATATATCAATCTATGAccctttttttggttttaattttttttattttatttttttatttataattatcaaGAAGCAATCTACAGAGTTTCTGCCAAATATTATATTCTTACAAACTCTTATATAGTTTTCATAAagtatattcaaaaataaatgtgCAAACTATCATCagaggttttgttttaaacttttgaagtttcaacataaataaaataattgaaaatcaatcaaatatcaaaataaaattacgatacattcttttattttcttacctGGCTTGGTTTTACACAGAGAAGGTTTCAACTTCTTGAACCAATCAAGTTGAATATCCAGTGTCTTGTTTGTCAACAATGTTACTGAAAGACCTCTGTTTTTAAAGAAGCTAAATTCGTTCGCTGTTGCTCCAGCCACCGCAAAATTTGCACCTCTCTTGAAATCTACCGAATCATTCGTCCGTAAGCTTTGGAGATACGGTGGAATGTACGGTAGTCCACTAGCCTCAGCTGCAATAAGtcacaaaatacaaattataaacattttgtGCTCATAAGTTTCATTTTgtgaaaatattgatttttaatataatgttttgctCCATCAAATTACGGTTAtccataatttttatatttaataatctACTTATAAAAgtgattatattttaatttttttgagaGAGAGTGATGAGAAGTAAACCGATGAAATCGATGATGAGACGTCCGTCAGAGCAACGACCGGTGGAACGGTTAAAAAAGGTTTGTCCGTACGGTAGTCTTCCAATGTTCGGAGAGTCAACATCACCGGATAATAAAAAGTTTCCGGTATCGCTTAAAGAATCGCCAAAATTAAAGATTGACTCGTACTTTAGAGTTGGTCTCATCGGTAATGACCGAACAGAGACTAAAAATGAGAATGCCACTATGAATAACATATTGATTCtcattttatgatttctttttttttttctttcaaattcagTTATTTCATGGGTATTTCGAGAAaggttttatatataagaaagaatcattaatatataaaaaacggTGATGATTCTAGAGACTAATCTTACAAAAcgtaaataacattttttttctgtaacgTTGTTAcagtttcttaatttaagCTTTAATTGTAAACCAGAGCATATGTTTATGATTAATGTTGTTGTagttattgttattattgGTTGAAACTGAGAGTCTGAGAGTGGCAATCACATAGAAAATAATCTATGCGTTACTTACATAAGTGTCgacaaataaaatgttatttacgTACATAAGGTATTGTATGTCTATCTATGAGTGTATTTCACAATAAACCATGAAAGGTCGGTGATTAGTGGGTGAAAGCATTTAGTGCATCCacttttactttatttatttatgtttccCCCAACAATAAATAAAGCATTTCTTTACTAAATCAAACACGATCACTTCAGCAAAACCACTACACCTATCTTATCTCTCAGATTTTCTCAAGAAGATTGtgtggaagatgatgagacggaagatttttctctttggtgATTCCATCACTGAAGAATCCTTTAGTGACGGTGGCTGGGGTGCTTCTCTCGCCGATCTTCTCCGCCGCAAGGTAAAGATATGTTGTATATATTAAGTAAAGATTCATAAGTTTTGATTGATAACTCTTCGATGCCATAgctaatttgttttatagatGATTAATGTTTCTCATGAAACCATAATTTTTCAGGAAAcaaatcatattattattgtctAGTATAGTGTAGTTTCGGCTATGTCTTAAAATTTgatacataaaattttattaggCTGATATGGTGCTACGAGGATACAGTGGATATAACACGAGGTGGGCACTGAAAGTGGTGGAGAGAGTTTTTCCGGTGGCAGAAGAAGACGGCGGAGATTCTCCGGCAGCTGTGACTGTTTTCTTTGGAGCGAACGACGCGTGTCTTCCGGAGAGATGCTCGGGGTTTCAGCATGTGCCACTTCACGAGTACAAGCAGAATCTTCGCTCTATTGTTTCGTTTCTCAAggtgatcattttttttattatctcaTTCAAATCTTGCACATGCATATTTATTATAGTACtagtataatataaatatgGAAATTTGTTGTATACATATTAAATGCGTGAGTCAGTGTTGAAGAATACGCATACatattgtaatttttgtttttgagaacAAACCAGAGTATTCGCTTCATAGTTCTGTTTTTCGAGgtgaccaaattttttttcattatctaATTAAAATCTTGCACATATTGACATgcatatgcatatatatactcCTTTGACCAAAAATGATTACaatctctttatttgttttaaatttgtaaagtGGTGAATTGTGATCCTGCTATATACacagaatttatttttgaataaaatagaGGAGAATAAACATATTTGCGTGtataaatacattaaaaaatttatcaTTAGCGTTTTTTCAAATGGTATTTTCATTAATCTATAAAGTTATTTAATATATTGTCTTTTTTACTAAAAGGCCAGAGCTTTGATCACATATTCACATCTATAGTACACACATATCTCTTTTTGGGAAAGTAAAACTTTAGAAGCACCATGACGTATATACTTTGTCGAACCACTAAGTGAAAGTATTTTTATACATCCTTCTTTCTACATTAATAATGGATTCttataatttcttgattttattaaatgaaattttgttgttatgtttCGTAGAATCGTTGGCCACAAACGGCCATTATTCTTATAACTCCGCCTCCAATAGACGAAGAGGCCCGCCTCAGGTACGAGTCATTAATCCAATAATCccaaactttgttttatcaaaatcaaccTTGAATTTTTCAATTCCATAGACTCTCATGTTTATCACTTTGACCATGAAATTTTAGATCTAATTAAGACATTGATCTTTACATTCTTAGATATCCTTATATCGAAAACACAACGGGGTTGCCGGAAAGAACGAATGAAGTAGCCGGACTATACGCAAAAGCATGTATAGCAGTAGCTGAGGAATGTCAAATTTCGGTCACTGATCTTTGGTCCAAAATGCAGCAAATTCCAAATTGGCAAACAGAATGTCTATGGTCATACACTAAGTCTTATTTACACACCTAGTCTATGGTGCATCTTTATATTCGAAGCGAATAAGTAAATCAactatgttttgtgttttcgtGAGTTTTAGGGACGGGTTACATTTGAGTCGGGTCGGTAACAAAGTAGTGTTTGAAGAAGTAGCAAAGAAGCTTAAAGAAGAAGGCATTGGAGCTGAGGACTTAGCTGTGGATCTTCCCCTTATAGAAGATGTTGACCCTAAGGATCCTCTCAAATCCTTTGATGAGTTTTGATGCTTTATATTACTACCATGCAGTTTGGTTCTTCTATCTTTGATTACTTCTTAATTTCGATATTATTTTAGGGAATGTATTATTTTAGGGAATGTGACATTATTAGGCACTTTGTGAGAATCTTTTTACGTTTGAGGCACTTGTGAGAGAGAGGGCACTTTGCCATCTTTTTTTAGAGGAGATTGAACCAATTTGCCCCTGAAGTGATGAAAACacaataatttttaaacttaTTCTTAATGAGATCGTGTGGGTgagaaactaattttttttttttttatcatttctcctttccatattcttttgtttttcatcattttcaattcCTCTTTCAAATCATAGTCGTTCTCAataattcttacaaaattatgaaaattctGAGGTTATCTCAAAATTCACAATCACAATCTATGTTTACCCTaaatttcctttatttttttagttttgtattcttttctCCATTCTCCATCATCAAATCCATTTCATTATCTGCAACCTCCATCAATGAACGACTgtgaccaacaaaaaaagtaacatcatcgatttctccttttcgagacgaagaagaaggagatccTTACTCTCTGCTACCGAACTCCCTCTTCCCTTaatcttcctctttttctgGTTCCATGCTCTTCTCTCTTGTCTTACTTACGGTTTCTGGtttcgttgtttttttttggtaaaaggtttctttggttttgaatcatAAAGGCCAATGGTACATGTGATTCGTTGATTCTAGCTTAGGCTTTAAATTGTAaatctttaaacttttttttttgttatgggttctagattttatgattttatccttcaatttaaatttatttttgttagatCTGTTGAATTTATTGCcttgtttttgaattgaaaaatgTTTGGATGTCATTTGCGTAGACGAAAAGTGATTGGACGCATAAGGCTGGGTATGTGGTGGTTATGCAAGAAGATTGGTTGATGTTTATGAGctttttttgaaactttggTCCATGAGGCTGCGGTGGCCGCCGTGAGCTCCAGTGTCTTGTCTGGCAACTCCATACTTATGTCGACTCATGGATGTCAAGAAAAGTTTACGAGAAAACACGAAATGTATATCCATTTGTTCGGCGCTAGGTGGATACACCTTCATTTGTTGCACTATATCCATTTGGTCGATGTTTCATGGATACAACTCTACTTCTAAAAATCATAGATGAACACGTACTTGCCGATTGTCAGCTATAGGAATCCGTCCATTACTCTTCGAAGATATGTTATCCAACTaatgaaatattcttttatttgattttggtgaacAATGTTTACATTTGGTGAACAATGTTTAGATTTGGTGTTATTCATCTTTCGTATATTTGTTTGTGcagataaaacattttaatgtaaaaactgtaaaatataggATCATTCCTATGGTAATATTCGTAtgattatattcaaaaatggTTCATACGAGTGTGTAAACCCTCTACCCTTAACGCTTTACACTAAATCCTAATTTACTTACCCTAAAATTAAACCCAAACCCTCCCATGATCCTTCTCCACTAAAtctaaaaccataaaacaaaactctgaaccatacaaaaaatgataattttacCAACCAATAAAACACATTTgaagcaaatcaaagacatagTTGTCCATTGATGACTATCCAAGCGGTTTAGTCCATGTGGTAATCTAGTGACTCATGAGGTCGTTTCATTTCAATACACAAGTTTATACATGAATGATAATCACCAATTCAAACACCCATTCAAAGTACATCgtctatttttctttaaccATTTATTCACTTGTGTATGGAAACTCCCAAcattataaccaaaattgtCTACTAATCCTAGATATAACAAGAAACAGATTTACTTATATAGTGTATAAAAGGAGCATAATATCGATGTTTGCGTCTGAATGGACAGATTCCCTTGGATGACATTAACAAGCAGGCGTCCAGCTGACCATATATGTTTGTACTATCATCTATGGTCACCAATCATTTGAATCAAGTTGAATTCATGGATGCACAGTACGTCAGTTTGTGATGTAAATTAATGTAATGCAAATAATCATCTGcaaaattgaatcaaagaGAATATAAGATCAACACAAAAGCAAGTGTTTGGGGAATCGGATGCATCATAACAAGCGAATATCTACTCAAACAAGTTTAAACTCAATTCACCATAACATTCAcacccaataaaaaaaaactcaatatGAATAAATCAGTGTGGAAAGAACCTGATACAAAGCTGCTCCATCAATGGAAAATCTTCAAACACTCcacaagaagcaaaagcatccactaatcaagttttttttatctctctctctcaagctAAAATCTTAAACCACCAATATAGAATAAATGAGAAATCGTTTACTCTaaggaaataaaaactaattgaaAATTGAGAAAAGTGCTATATAAGAGAACACAACTTTGATTAAATAAGCCCAAAATTTTCTCTCGCCGCTGTGATTATCAGAGAAGTGGGAGAACCACGACTGATGATTTGCCACCAAAAACCAGAGAAACGAGATCGCGGCTTCTACTGCTACACGAGATCCTTCACTCGGTCGCTCGTTCacttattctttcttttcttttgttctccATATTTTATGGTATCTGAAATTCTAAGATCTAGCAAGTGAAGAactggaagaaaaaaactgcAAACTTTAAGGTTTTGGAGCAATTGAATGAACTTTAGGTAGAACGCATGAAACTACAATAACATGAATAAACACATAGACAACAAAATTATCAGGGTACAGATTTTTAAACCAAGTTGTAATTCTAGCAAACCCATCAACCATCATCTTCCGCtggattttgtgttttctaaagaaaaaaaagagatagaaaaaggaaagagacaAGAGATTGTAACCGATGTAATTAAAGGGTAAATAAGTCAAATTGTCCATACAAAGTGCCTATTCCTTGAAAAGTGTTTAATCacgtaaatatttttaaaaaagtgcTCTACACTGTAATATTCTCATTAATTTATCCAATAACTAaatacgacgtcgtttagTTACGAAAGGTAATTTGGTTCGGCGTCGTTACAAAGACTAAAGATTCACATGAATGTAACTGTTTTTTATCCATATCAattttcaaaccaaaccaagaacTGAACTCGAACCattttttatccaaatccaaaccaaaccgaaatttAATTGGACCTACAAGCCcattatatattcaaattttacaaaattggcataatataataatacaatgtttaataaataattaaactaaactGAGTAAAAGAGGGAAAATCTACGATCCTCTCTATCTCCTtatccaacaacaacaaaaaacgaaTTCTCGAAGAGAAAGACACTGAAATCGAAAAATCTATAGAGAGCTCACTCACTAGCAATGGCGTCTCTTCTCGGAAGATCTCCTTCTTCAATCTTGACCTGCCCTCgtatttcttctccttcctcaaCATCTTCAATGTCCCATCTCTGCTTCGGACCAGGTTCGAAACTCTTTTACCCTAACAAACCTCAAAAGTACCCATTTTTATCTGCTCATACACTTGTTGACATTTCAATGAAAATGTGTGTTCGTTGTTTTTGCAGAGAAACTTTCTGGAAGAATCCAATTCAATCCAAAGAAGAACAGATCTCGTTACCATGTCTCTGTTATGAATGTCGCTACAGAGATCAACTCTGTTGAACAAGTATGAGTCTTTTCAACATTATGTTCATGTAATTGATTAAAAGCTTGAACCTTTGGAATGATTTATTGGTTAGtataaaagatttacaaagttGGGTTCTTTTGGTATTAGGCAAAGAAGATTGATTCAAAGGAAAGTGCAAGACCTGTTTATCCGTTTGCTGCTATAGTTGGACAAGATGAGATGAAGCTATGCCTTTTGTTAAATGTGATTGACCCGAAGATAGGTGGTGTGATGATAATGGGAGATAGAGGAACTGGTAAATCAACAACTGTTAGATCTTTAGTTGATTTGCTTCCTGAGATCACTGTTGTTTCTGGTGATCCGTATAACTCAGACCCGAGAGATCCTGAGTGTATGGGAAAGGAAGTAAGAGAGAAAGTTCAAAAGGGAGAAGAATTGTCTGTtattgaaaccaaaatcaatatGGTTGATCTTCCTTTGGGTGCTACTGAAGATAGAGTTTGTGGAACTATTGATATCGAAAAGGCTTTAACCGAAGGTGTTAAGGCGTTTGAGCCTGGACTACTAGCTAAAGC includes:
- the APG7 gene encoding ThiF family protein (AUTOPHAGY 7 (APG7); FUNCTIONS IN: APG8 activating enzyme activity; INVOLVED IN: autophagy, protein amino acid lipidation, leaf senescence, aging; LOCATED IN: cytoplasm; EXPRESSED IN: 23 plant structures; EXPRESSED DURING: 15 growth stages; CONTAINS InterPro DOMAIN/s: E1-like protein-activating enzyme Gsa7p/Apg7p (InterPro:IPR006285), UBA/THIF-type NAD/FAD binding fold (InterPro:IPR000594), Molybdenum cofactor biosynthesis, MoeB (InterPro:IPR009036), NAD(P)-binding domain (InterPro:IPR016040); Has 30201 Blast hits to 17322 proteins in 780 species: Archae - 12; Bacteria - 1396; Metazoa - 17338; Fungi - 3422; Plants - 5037; Viruses - 0; Other Eukaryotes - 2996 (source: NCBI BLink).), which translates into the protein MAEKETPAIILQFAPLNSSVDEGFWHSFSSLKLDKLGIDDSPISITGFYGPCGHPQVSNHLTLLSESLPLDEQSLIASTSHGNRNKCPVPGILYNTNTVESFNKLDKQSLLKAEANKIWEDIQSGKALEDPSVLPRFLVISFADLKKWSFRYWFAFPAFVLDPPVSLIELKPASEYFSSEEAESVSAACNDWRDSDLTTDVPFFLVSVSSDSKASIRHLKDLEACQGDHQKLLFGFYDPCHLPSNPGWPLRNYLALIRSRWNLETVWFFCYRESRGFADLNLSLVGQASITLSSGESAETVPNSVGWELNKGKRVPRSISLANSMDPTRLAVSAVDLNLKLMRWRALPSLNLNVLSSVKCLLLGAGTLGCQVARTLMGWGIRNITFVDYGKVAMSNPVRQSLYNFEDCLGRGEFKAVAAVKSLKQIFPAMETSGVVMAIPMPGHPISSQEEDSVLGDCKRLSELIESHDAVFLLTDTRESRWLPSLLCANANKIAINAALGFDSYMVMRHGAGPTSLSDDMQNLDINKTNTQRLGCYFCNDVVAPQDSMTDRTLDQQCTVTRPGLAPIAGALAVELLVGVLQHPLGINAKGDNSSLSNTGNNDDSPLGILPHQIRGSVSQFSQITLLGQASNSCTACSETVISEYRERGNSFILEAINHPTYLEDLTGLTELKKAANSFNLDWEDDDTDDDDVAVDL
- a CDS encoding GDSL-like Lipase/Acylhydrolase superfamily protein (GDSL-like Lipase/Acylhydrolase superfamily protein; FUNCTIONS IN: hydrolase activity, acting on ester bonds, carboxylesterase activity; INVOLVED IN: lipid metabolic process; LOCATED IN: endomembrane system; EXPRESSED IN: 9 plant structures; EXPRESSED DURING: 4 anthesis, C globular stage, D bilateral stage; CONTAINS InterPro DOMAIN/s: Lipase, GDSL (InterPro:IPR001087); BEST Arabidopsis thaliana protein match is: GDSL-like Lipase/Acylhydrolase superfamily protein (TAIR:AT1G28650.1); Has 3231 Blast hits to 3179 proteins in 126 species: Archae - 0; Bacteria - 121; Metazoa - 0; Fungi - 0; Plants - 3108; Viruses - 0; Other Eukaryotes - 2 (source: NCBI BLink).), whose product is MRINMLFIVAFSFLVSVRSLPMRPTLKYESIFNFGDSLSDTGNFLLSGDVDSPNIGRLPYGQTFFNRSTGRCSDGRLIIDFIAEASGLPYIPPYLQSLRTNDSVDFKRGANFAVAGATANEFSFFKNRGLSVTLLTNKTLDIQLDWFKKLKPSLCKTKPECEQYFRKSLFLVGEIGGNDYNYPLLAFRSFKHAMDLVPFVINKIMDVTSALIEEGAMTLIVPGNLPIGCSAALLERFNDNSGWLYDSRNQCYMPLNNLAKLHNDKLKKGLAALRKKYPYAKIIYADYYSSAMQFFNSPSKYGFTGSVLKACCGGGDGRYNVQPNVRCGEKGSTTCEDPSTYANWDGIHLTEAAYRHIATGLISGRFTMPTYN
- a CDS encoding SGNH hydrolase-type esterase superfamily protein, with translation MMRRKIFLFGDSITEESFSDGGWGASLADLLRRKADMVLRGYSGYNTRWALKVVERVFPVAEEDGGDSPAAVTVFFGANDACLPERCSGFQHVPLHEYKQNLRSIVSFLKNRWPQTAIILITPPPIDEEARLRYPYIENTTGLPERTNEVAGLYAKACIAVAEECQISVTDLWSKMQQIPNWQTECLWDGLHLSRVGNKVVFEEVAKKLKEEGIGAEDLAVDLPLIEDVDPKDPLKSFDEF